The proteins below are encoded in one region of Ephemeroptericola cinctiostellae:
- a CDS encoding DNA-directed RNA polymerase II, translated as MAVEDLPTATLPTALAYALLPKAMDVSPDAVEFVPIATALTPLAVSNCPNAIELTPVAACACEDLNCPVEALAGVLPIAIAPDAVARAFCPIAIEFKPAAVISVPNAIA; from the coding sequence ATGGCGGTTGAGGATTTGCCAACCGCAACACTACCCACAGCATTGGCATACGCATTACTTCCGAAAGCGATGGATGTATCACCAGATGCAGTTGAGTTCGTACCTATTGCGACAGCACTCACACCGCTGGCTGTATCCAACTGCCCTAATGCAATTGAGTTGACACCTGTTGCCGCTTGCGCTTGTGAAGACTTAAATTGCCCTGTTGAAGCATTGGCTGGCGTACTACCAATCGCAATTGCTCCCGACGCTGTTGCTCGGGCATTTTGCCCCATCGCAATAGAATTTAAGCCTGCCGCTGTAATTTCTGTACCAAATGCAATTGCATAA
- a CDS encoding OmpA family protein, whose translation MLSTTVQAAPPSPWHNGLGVVEFPKISDSHFQHPSVIDLDTLNLVDANMSKWQIVKLIGRPHFDEGAFSETAWDYVFRFKQDDGSYKTCQYQIHFERDDRRQFLTNKEMYSTCAPVVKDVTQPKMIALSADALFAFAGGALKDLNPKGRAELDNVGNMIAETYRVVSSIKVVGHTDRLGSETSNAKLSQQRADTVRSYLISRGVSSELISTKGMGMSQPIFSCSDGLRRAQLIECLGPNRRVTIQIDGEQRVR comes from the coding sequence ATGTTATCGACAACAGTTCAAGCGGCGCCTCCATCTCCTTGGCATAATGGCTTGGGTGTTGTTGAGTTTCCAAAAATCAGTGATTCACATTTTCAACATCCGAGTGTAATCGATCTTGACACCCTAAATCTTGTCGATGCCAATATGAGTAAATGGCAAATTGTTAAACTGATTGGACGGCCACATTTTGATGAAGGGGCTTTTTCTGAAACCGCATGGGATTATGTCTTTCGTTTTAAGCAAGACGATGGCAGCTACAAAACATGTCAATATCAAATTCATTTTGAGAGAGACGATCGCAGGCAGTTTTTGACGAACAAAGAGATGTACAGCACTTGCGCACCTGTTGTTAAGGATGTAACACAACCTAAAATGATTGCTTTATCAGCCGATGCTTTGTTCGCATTTGCAGGTGGGGCGTTAAAGGACTTAAATCCAAAAGGGCGGGCTGAACTTGATAATGTCGGCAATATGATCGCTGAAACTTATCGGGTGGTGTCATCCATCAAAGTTGTAGGGCATACCGATCGATTGGGCTCAGAAACATCGAATGCTAAGTTGTCACAACAGCGCGCCGACACAGTTCGTTCTTATTTGATCAGCCGAGGCGTATCGAGTGAATTGATCAGCACCAAAGGTATGGGCATGTCACAACCGATTTTTTCTTGTTCTGATGGCTTAAGGCGCGCTCAATTGATTGAATGTTTGGGGCCCAATCGACGTGTCACCATTCAAATTGATGGTGAGCAACGGGTGCGGTAG
- a CDS encoding GspH/FimT family pseudopilin has product MFRFFYQICHTTSDLPHASVRAKLWHRFLRSKRICSRKQGGFTALEMTVVLAIVAIMSSLAIPRLQGVSAQRNVDVMASEIAQQMEAARIYAQSHSVVVTGCPVNVADLSGFAPPTCLNLNNTANWSAWVWMAPVGVDGVNSIIMRSEAAPASVNMVSDRSTITFDRKGIANGSNLTIKVTSAQAQTPQQVVLASSGRITLSTNVMAPASNTTLASTTAAVLPTLTMDTSTTSSTSALSSSTVFTTESTPAVLLPAPPVGVSVTAAAAAPAQ; this is encoded by the coding sequence ATGTTTAGATTTTTCTATCAAATATGCCATACAACTAGTGATTTACCGCATGCTTCTGTGCGGGCAAAGTTATGGCATCGCTTTTTACGGTCAAAACGAATTTGTTCAAGGAAACAAGGCGGTTTCACGGCTTTAGAAATGACAGTGGTGTTGGCCATTGTTGCAATCATGTCTTCTTTGGCTATTCCACGCCTGCAAGGGGTTTCTGCGCAAAGAAATGTCGATGTGATGGCCAGTGAAATCGCTCAACAGATGGAAGCAGCCAGAATATACGCCCAAAGTCATTCGGTGGTCGTGACGGGTTGCCCCGTTAATGTTGCTGATTTAAGTGGTTTCGCCCCACCCACATGTCTCAATTTAAATAATACTGCCAATTGGAGCGCTTGGGTTTGGATGGCGCCCGTGGGTGTGGATGGTGTTAACTCTATTATCATGCGCAGTGAGGCGGCTCCTGCTTCGGTTAATATGGTTTCAGATCGAAGCACCATCACTTTTGATCGAAAAGGAATTGCGAATGGCTCAAATTTGACAATAAAAGTGACATCCGCTCAAGCTCAAACACCTCAACAGGTTGTTTTGGCATCCTCTGGTCGCATCACCTTGAGTACCAATGTGATGGCCCCCGCAAGCAATACTACATTAGCTAGCACCACAGCAGCAGTGTTGCCAACGTTAACAATGGACACATCCACCACAAGTTCAACATCGGCGCTCTCATCCTCAACCGTATTCACAACCGAGTCGACGCCTGCTGTATTGCTACCAGCTCCGCCGGTTGGGGTGTCCGTGACAGCAGCTGCGGCGGCACCTGCGCAATGA